From a region of the Danaus plexippus chromosome 8, MEX_DaPlex, whole genome shotgun sequence genome:
- the LOC116775566 gene encoding uridine 5'-monophosphate synthase has translation MSNKQNLEKLALDLFNINAVKFGEFMTKSGIKSPVYFDLRVIVSYPEVMELITDLLYDLALKDDQYDHVCGVPYTALPIATLLGVKARKSMLMRRKEAKAYGTKKMIEGHFKKGDSCLIIEDVVTSGSSILETVSDLKREGLVANQAVIILDREQNGKQNLAANGVYIKSLFTMSEILKILVDNEKITKQMGIDVINYLNDVKAPASVPVVDRIILPYEERAKLAVNPVAKQLFSIMATKKSNLCLSVDLTSAVDILDLLEKVGEHVCLVKTHIDIIEDFSDNFVTQLKQLAQRFNFLILEDRKFADIGHTVSLQYSKGVYKIGEWADCVTSHSLPGDGILKALNNVMDCANRGVFLLAEMSSAGNLISSDYTEATVKMAAKYPEAIVGFVCQNKKTFNEPGFIQLTPGVQLESSKDELGQVYNTPEKVILENGADVVVVGRGIVAAKSPETQAVIYKDTLWKCYMKRISGKLE, from the exons atgtctaaCAAACAGAACCTTGAAAAACTAGCATTagatctatttaatataaatgcagTTAAATTTGGAGAATTTATGACGAAAAGTGGAATAAAGTCACCGGTCTACTTTGATTTAAGGGTCATTGTTAGTTACCCGGAAGTTATG GAGTTAATTACCGATTTACTTTACGATTTAGCTCTCAAAGATGATCAGTATGACCATGTGTGTGGAGTTCCATATACAGCTTTACCAATAGCAACATTGTTAGGGGTTAAAGCGAGAAAATCTATGTTAATGAGAAGGAAGGAAGCAAAGGCTTATGGAACAAAAAAGATGAtagaaggacattttaaaaaaggagATTCATGCTTAATAATAGAAGATGTTGTAACCTCTGGATCAAGCATACTAGAAACTGTAAGTGATTTAAAAAGAGAAGGACTAGTTGCAAATCAGgctgttataatattagataGAGAACAAAACGGGAAACAGAATTTAGCAGCCAATGGTGTTTACATAAAATCACTTTTCACTATGTCAGAGATACTAAAAATTCTGGTTGATAACGAGAAAATAACAAAGCAAATGGGCATTGATGTTATTAACTATTTGAATGATGTTAAAGCGCCTGCATCag ttcCAGTTGTAGACAGAATAATACTTCCATACGAGGAAAGAGCGAAGTTAGCAGTGAATCCTGTTGCAAAACAATTGTTTTCGATCATGGCCACAAAAAAATCTAACCTGTGTCTATCTGTTGACCTGACTTCGGCAGTTGATATACTTGATTTATTGGAAAAAGTTGGTGAACATGTATGCTTAGTGAAGACCCACATTGATATTATTGAAGATTTCTCTGATAATTTTGTAACGCAACTAAAACAGTTAGCACAAAGATTTAATTTCCTAATTCTGGAAGACAGAAAGTTTGCGGACATCGGGCATACAGTATCATTGCAATATTCAAAGggtgtatataaaataggaGAATGGGCTGATTGTGTGACATCACACTCTCTACCTGGAGATGGTATCCTGAAAGCTCTAAACAATGTAATGGATTGTGCTAATAGGGGTGTATTTCTGCTAGCTGAAATGAGTAGTGCA GGTAATCTCATTTCTTCAGACTATACTGAGGCAACAGTTAAAATGGCTGCCAAATATCCCGAGGCTATAGTTGGATTTGTTTgtcaaaataagaaaacatttaatgaACCTGGTTTCATCCAACTCACTCCAGGAGTTCAGCTCGAAAGTTCAAAAGATGAGCTTGGACAAGTCTATAACACTCcagaaaaagttatattagaaAACGGTGCTGATGTTGTGGTAGTGGGGAGGGGGATAGTAGCTGCTAAAAGTCCTGAAACTCAAGCGGTAATCTATAAGGATACTCTATGGAAATGTTACATGAAAAGAATTTCTGGCAAATTGGAGTAG
- the LOC116773356 gene encoding suppressor of cytokine signaling 2-like isoform X1: MCLIERRDKKLYPLNMTIATRVLPQNACVEVGGVLNNWSTGIACPNCRHQLRVSLAHTKTTQNPISPLTPPFTIQPSFLPHSPLYAAPSPPVISSPYNDELRRLADTLRALRLSGWYYGNLDWQGARSLLKDASIGAFVIRDSGDRNFIFSLSVQTERGPTSVRLHYEQGSFRLDCDRPLARYMPRFRCVVELVQHYTQVGERGPAGTVWVDREGCPHSPVLLKTPLRKSPPSLLHCARLAVHKGLDSNPLTPKLWCAPKHRLLPLPSTLIDYLGEYPYSI; the protein is encoded by the exons ATGTGCCTTATTGAAAGACgtgataaaaaattgtatcctTTAAATATGACAATAGCAACGAGAGTTTTGCCACAAA ATGCATGTGTGGAGGTGGGAGGGGTGCTCAATAATTGGTCAACAGGCATTGCTTGTCCCAACTGCCGGCATCAATTACGTGTGTCACTGGCACATACCAAGACCACACAGAACCCAATCAGCCCTCTGACACCACCATTCACAATTCAGCCCTCATTCTTGCCACATTCACCACTGTATGCAGCACCATCACCTCCAGTTATATCCTCACCATATAATGATGAGCTCCGACGGTTAGCTGACACTCTCAGAGCTCTGAGGCTTTCTGGATGGTATTATGGAAATCTAGATTGGCag ggGGCTCGAAGTTTATTGAAAGATGCCAGTATAGGTGCCTTTGTAATACGGGATTCTGGagatagaaattttatattctcgCTTTCTGTTCAGACTGAAAGAGGGCCAACTTCTGTAAGATTACATTATGAACAAGGTTCCTTTAG gtTAGATTGTGATAGACCTCTTGCCAGGTATATGCCTAGATTCAGATGTGTTGTGGAATTGGTGCAGCATTACACCCAAGTAGGAGAAAGAGGACCAGCTGGTACTGTGTGGGTGGATCGAGAAGGATGTCCACACTCACCTGTACTTCTGAAAACACCATTAAGGAAATCACCGCCTTCTCTCCTCCACTGTGCACGGTTAGCAGTTCACAAGGGACTGGACTCCAATCCTCTAACACCCAAATTGTGGTGTGCCCCTAAACATAGGTTGTTACCTCTTCCCTCAACACTCATAGACTACCTTGGGGAGTATCCATACTCAATCTAA
- the LOC116773356 gene encoding suppressor of cytokine signaling 2-like isoform X2, translated as MVVKLPDACVEVGGVLNNWSTGIACPNCRHQLRVSLAHTKTTQNPISPLTPPFTIQPSFLPHSPLYAAPSPPVISSPYNDELRRLADTLRALRLSGWYYGNLDWQGARSLLKDASIGAFVIRDSGDRNFIFSLSVQTERGPTSVRLHYEQGSFRLDCDRPLARYMPRFRCVVELVQHYTQVGERGPAGTVWVDREGCPHSPVLLKTPLRKSPPSLLHCARLAVHKGLDSNPLTPKLWCAPKHRLLPLPSTLIDYLGEYPYSI; from the exons ATGCATGTGTGGAGGTGGGAGGGGTGCTCAATAATTGGTCAACAGGCATTGCTTGTCCCAACTGCCGGCATCAATTACGTGTGTCACTGGCACATACCAAGACCACACAGAACCCAATCAGCCCTCTGACACCACCATTCACAATTCAGCCCTCATTCTTGCCACATTCACCACTGTATGCAGCACCATCACCTCCAGTTATATCCTCACCATATAATGATGAGCTCCGACGGTTAGCTGACACTCTCAGAGCTCTGAGGCTTTCTGGATGGTATTATGGAAATCTAGATTGGCag ggGGCTCGAAGTTTATTGAAAGATGCCAGTATAGGTGCCTTTGTAATACGGGATTCTGGagatagaaattttatattctcgCTTTCTGTTCAGACTGAAAGAGGGCCAACTTCTGTAAGATTACATTATGAACAAGGTTCCTTTAG gtTAGATTGTGATAGACCTCTTGCCAGGTATATGCCTAGATTCAGATGTGTTGTGGAATTGGTGCAGCATTACACCCAAGTAGGAGAAAGAGGACCAGCTGGTACTGTGTGGGTGGATCGAGAAGGATGTCCACACTCACCTGTACTTCTGAAAACACCATTAAGGAAATCACCGCCTTCTCTCCTCCACTGTGCACGGTTAGCAGTTCACAAGGGACTGGACTCCAATCCTCTAACACCCAAATTGTGGTGTGCCCCTAAACATAGGTTGTTACCTCTTCCCTCAACACTCATAGACTACCTTGGGGAGTATCCATACTCAATCTAA